The Marispirochaeta aestuarii genome contains a region encoding:
- a CDS encoding NADH-ubiquinone oxidoreductase-F iron-sulfur binding region domain-containing protein: MIQRINDREHLDKLSREYAADKNEQTILLCAGGGCMASGAMDVKEALQDALKRNSLSIPVKETGCMGPCAAGPVIMIHPEKIVYERVSPEDADEIVTSHFIGKKLLSRLIHKNSGSREEAPEMDSIDFLKNQKKIVLRNCGRIDPGRIEDYYGEGGYTALAKVLTGMKPEDVVQAIKISGLRGRGGAGFPTWMKWEFTRKAEGDLKYALCNADEGDPGAFMDRSVLEGDPHSLIEGMAIAAYAIGAREGFVYVRAEYPLAVSRLHKALEQAREAGLLGENILNTGFSFDLSIRMGSGAFVCGEETALISSIEGHRGEPRPRPPFPAQKGLWQKPTLLNNVETYANVPAILMNGPEKYAAIGSDKSSGTKVFALAGAIETSGLVEVPIGTSLGELIYDIGGGIKNGKTFKAAQIGGPSGGCIPKEHLSVPLDYDSLAELGAIMGSGGLIVMDEDTCMVDVARFFLEFVQEESCGKCVPCRVGTKRMLEILNRICEGKGEEGDIERLIELGTMIKETSLCGLGQTAPNPVLSTIRHFRHEYEDHIRRKHCEAGVCPGLVRAPCQSACPANVDIPGFVSLVREKRYAEALRLHRERNPFAAVCARVCFHTCEDHCRRSTLDEPVSIRGIKRFLVEQEVTIQIPEVRENPENEKRRVAIIGAGPAGLSCGFFLARLGYKPEIFEAESRPGGMLAQTIPAYRLPRETLAREVRMIERMGVKIHTEKRLGRDFSLEGLKEDGYEAVFMALGAPENLPLGVAGEDAKGVVQAVPFLREYNIRGSVPVGNRVIVIGGGNAAVDAARTAIRLEAEEVTILYRRSQEQMPAYAEELEEALNEGVALRTLVQPVEIVSDKNGTVTGLRCLPMTLGDFDRSGRRGPKAVEEEPEFIPADQIIIAIGQRLDPKPVLGSLELATRPDHFIIANQINGQTSVPWIFSGGDMVSGPSSVVSAIAAGERAAAGIDEYLSGENHAFWREEWNNDTAYDPDEAPVPYPREKLPTIDVERRRSNFDEVELCWTEASAMRQCGRCLRCDYGKSPVRRETKEKEAAHV, from the coding sequence ATGATCCAGCGTATCAACGACAGGGAACACCTGGACAAGCTCTCACGGGAATATGCTGCGGACAAAAATGAGCAGACCATACTCCTGTGCGCCGGCGGCGGATGCATGGCCTCCGGGGCCATGGATGTAAAGGAAGCCCTTCAGGATGCCCTGAAGCGCAACAGTCTCTCCATACCCGTTAAGGAGACGGGCTGCATGGGGCCCTGCGCCGCGGGACCGGTTATAATGATCCATCCGGAAAAAATCGTCTACGAACGGGTGAGCCCGGAAGATGCCGACGAGATCGTCACTTCCCATTTCATCGGGAAAAAACTCCTCAGCCGGCTGATCCACAAAAACTCCGGGTCCCGGGAAGAGGCCCCGGAGATGGATTCCATCGATTTCCTGAAGAATCAGAAAAAAATCGTCCTGAGAAACTGCGGCCGGATCGATCCCGGAAGAATCGAGGATTATTATGGCGAAGGGGGATACACCGCCCTGGCGAAAGTTCTTACAGGCATGAAACCGGAAGATGTGGTTCAGGCGATAAAGATCTCCGGACTGAGGGGACGGGGAGGAGCCGGATTCCCCACCTGGATGAAGTGGGAGTTTACCCGTAAAGCAGAAGGGGACCTGAAATACGCATTATGCAATGCCGACGAGGGAGACCCCGGCGCGTTCATGGACCGCAGCGTGCTTGAAGGGGACCCCCACAGTCTGATAGAAGGCATGGCCATTGCCGCCTACGCCATCGGAGCCAGAGAAGGTTTCGTCTACGTACGGGCCGAATATCCCCTGGCGGTTTCCCGACTCCACAAGGCCCTGGAACAGGCCAGGGAGGCCGGGCTGCTGGGTGAAAACATTTTGAACACCGGCTTCTCCTTTGATCTCTCCATACGGATGGGCTCGGGCGCCTTTGTCTGCGGAGAAGAGACCGCCCTCATCAGCTCCATCGAAGGACACCGGGGAGAACCGCGTCCCCGTCCTCCCTTTCCCGCCCAGAAGGGTCTCTGGCAGAAACCGACTTTGCTGAACAACGTGGAGACCTACGCCAATGTTCCCGCCATCCTGATGAACGGTCCGGAAAAGTACGCCGCCATCGGGTCGGACAAGAGCTCCGGAACCAAGGTCTTTGCCCTGGCGGGGGCCATCGAGACCAGCGGCCTGGTGGAAGTCCCCATCGGCACCTCCCTTGGAGAACTGATCTACGATATCGGCGGCGGTATCAAGAACGGGAAAACCTTCAAGGCCGCCCAGATAGGGGGTCCCTCGGGGGGCTGCATTCCCAAGGAGCACCTCTCGGTACCCCTGGATTACGACAGCCTCGCGGAGCTGGGTGCCATCATGGGGTCCGGCGGTCTGATCGTCATGGACGAGGACACCTGCATGGTGGATGTGGCCAGGTTCTTCCTGGAGTTCGTTCAGGAAGAGTCCTGCGGCAAATGCGTCCCCTGCCGGGTCGGCACGAAGCGCATGCTGGAGATTCTGAACCGGATATGTGAAGGCAAGGGAGAAGAAGGCGATATCGAGCGTCTCATCGAGCTGGGCACAATGATCAAGGAGACCTCCCTCTGCGGCCTGGGCCAGACGGCTCCGAACCCCGTCCTGTCGACGATCCGTCACTTCCGTCACGAGTACGAAGACCATATCCGGCGGAAGCACTGCGAGGCGGGGGTCTGTCCGGGACTCGTACGGGCACCCTGCCAGAGCGCCTGCCCTGCGAATGTGGACATTCCCGGTTTTGTCTCGCTGGTCAGGGAAAAGCGCTACGCCGAGGCGCTCCGGCTGCACCGGGAACGAAACCCCTTTGCGGCGGTCTGCGCCAGGGTATGCTTTCATACCTGCGAGGATCACTGCCGCCGCTCGACCCTGGACGAGCCGGTTTCGATCCGCGGGATAAAGCGTTTCCTGGTAGAACAGGAGGTTACAATTCAGATCCCCGAGGTTCGGGAGAATCCCGAAAACGAAAAGCGGCGGGTAGCCATTATCGGGGCCGGCCCCGCGGGCCTCTCCTGCGGATTCTTCCTCGCACGGCTGGGCTACAAGCCGGAGATTTTCGAAGCGGAATCACGCCCCGGCGGCATGCTGGCCCAGACGATTCCGGCCTACCGTCTGCCCCGGGAGACTCTTGCCCGGGAGGTCCGCATGATCGAGCGTATGGGGGTAAAGATCCATACCGAAAAGCGGCTGGGCAGGGACTTTAGCCTGGAGGGCCTTAAGGAGGATGGTTACGAGGCAGTATTCATGGCCCTGGGAGCCCCGGAGAACCTGCCCCTCGGTGTAGCGGGAGAAGACGCGAAGGGTGTCGTACAGGCCGTACCATTCCTCAGGGAGTACAACATACGGGGATCCGTTCCGGTGGGGAACCGGGTCATCGTAATCGGCGGCGGCAACGCTGCTGTTGACGCTGCCAGGACAGCCATCCGACTGGAGGCGGAGGAGGTTACCATCCTGTATCGCAGGAGCCAGGAACAGATGCCCGCCTATGCGGAGGAACTGGAAGAGGCCCTCAATGAAGGAGTCGCATTGCGTACCCTGGTGCAGCCGGTGGAGATAGTCTCCGACAAAAACGGCACTGTCACCGGTCTGCGCTGCCTGCCAATGACCCTGGGCGACTTTGACCGAAGCGGCCGCCGGGGACCGAAGGCCGTGGAAGAAGAGCCCGAGTTCATTCCCGCTGACCAGATCATCATCGCCATCGGGCAGCGCCTGGATCCCAAACCCGTCCTTGGATCCCTGGAGCTTGCAACCAGGCCTGACCACTTTATAATCGCAAATCAGATTAACGGCCAGACCTCGGTTCCCTGGATTTTTTCCGGGGGAGACATGGTTTCCGGTCCCTCCTCGGTGGTCTCCGCCATCGCCGCCGGAGAACGGGCTGCTGCGGGAATTGACGAATATTTAAGCGGAGAAAACCACGCCTTCTGGCGTGAAGAGTGGAACAACGATACCGCCTACGATCCGGATGAGGCCCCGGTACCCTACCCCAGGGAGAAGCTGCCCACCATAGACGTGGAACGGAGACGATCAAACTTCGATGAAGTGGAACTCTGCTGGACCGAGGCCTCGGCCATGCGTCAATGCGGCCGCTGTCTGCGCTGCGATTACGGTAAATCCCCGGTCCGCCGGGAGACAAAGGAAAAGGAGGCCGCCCATGTATAA
- a CDS encoding RNA polymerase sigma factor: protein MSDSDLIKQFIDSGDEVAFEMLVSRHRRFIRRIIFGVFGGWPDEAEETEQEVLIALAGGVKNFSHAAEFTTYLYRLTRNKGIDHLRSLAKRRKHLVYAVPEIPGPWSPEQGSMEAEDRHFLYKVLNRMKEEERSLILLKEIEGYSLKDVAELMGIPEGTVKSRLHRARNTMIKTGRRMLGKDGEGNEMQRMEKDTKRA, encoded by the coding sequence GTGTCCGACTCTGACCTGATTAAACAGTTTATTGATTCGGGAGACGAGGTCGCATTCGAGATGCTCGTCTCCCGTCATCGGCGGTTTATCCGGCGCATCATCTTTGGCGTCTTTGGCGGCTGGCCTGACGAGGCGGAAGAGACGGAGCAGGAAGTATTGATAGCCCTTGCCGGGGGGGTGAAGAATTTTTCTCATGCGGCAGAGTTCACTACGTATCTGTATCGCCTGACACGGAACAAGGGAATCGATCATCTTCGGTCTCTGGCCAAAAGGCGCAAGCATCTTGTTTATGCTGTGCCGGAGATCCCGGGACCCTGGAGTCCCGAACAAGGCAGTATGGAGGCTGAAGACCGTCATTTTTTATATAAGGTCCTGAACAGAATGAAGGAAGAAGAACGCAGTCTCATTTTACTGAAGGAGATCGAAGGGTACTCCTTGAAGGATGTGGCTGAACTGATGGGAATTCCGGAAGGGACTGTCAAGTCCCGGCTGCATCGGGCCAGAAACACAATGATAAAAACAGGCAGGCGCATGTTGGGGAAAGATGGAGAAGGCAATGAAATGCAGAGAATGGAAAAAGATACAAAACGAGCTTGA
- a CDS encoding MATE family efflux transporter: protein MKTLNNQNDRYIRMTTEPVSKLITSLATPTIMSMLVSAFYNTADTYFVGKINTSATGAVGIVFSLMIIIQVVGIMIGVGSGSYIARLLGKRQADRASRATSTAFFMVIAWGIGLTVLGEIFLDPFMRLLGSTETILPYAKSYGGIILLGAPYMAASFVMNTNLRSEGNALLAMIGIVSGAVVNIILDPIFIFGFRMGIAGAATATIISQLISFLILLSHYIRRRSTLRIHPKNILFEKEMFREILGSGLPSFFRQSVAILAAIILNTCAGVYGDAAVAGMSVVNRIILFLGSALIGFGQGFQPVAAFNYAAGFGRRVYDAFWFAVKTGTVFLLIFSTAACIFAPQIIRLFRNDPEVIRIGALALRLQCVTFPFSAFIVMSNMMFQYIGKPAKASLLALSRQGLVFIPVIMILSQVLGLRGIQMSQALSDGTTFLIAVPLTAGTLKVLKNPEPLHETGEIPGRGSLRDCTQNA, encoded by the coding sequence ATGAAAACGCTCAACAATCAGAATGATCGCTATATTCGCATGACAACCGAACCCGTATCGAAGCTCATTACAAGCCTCGCCACTCCGACCATCATGAGCATGCTCGTAAGCGCATTCTACAACACGGCGGATACCTACTTCGTCGGAAAAATCAATACAAGTGCGACCGGTGCGGTGGGGATTGTTTTTTCCCTGATGATTATCATTCAGGTAGTGGGAATAATGATCGGGGTCGGCTCCGGCAGCTACATTGCACGACTTCTGGGAAAAAGACAGGCAGACAGGGCAAGCAGGGCCACATCCACCGCCTTTTTCATGGTCATTGCCTGGGGCATCGGCCTGACTGTTCTCGGTGAAATCTTCCTCGATCCATTTATGCGGCTGTTGGGTTCAACGGAAACGATACTGCCCTACGCCAAATCCTACGGGGGAATCATCCTGCTGGGAGCTCCCTACATGGCGGCCAGCTTCGTTATGAATACCAACCTCCGATCGGAAGGAAACGCCCTCCTGGCGATGATCGGTATTGTCAGCGGTGCTGTTGTGAATATCATTCTGGACCCGATCTTCATCTTCGGTTTCCGTATGGGTATCGCCGGGGCGGCGACGGCGACCATAATAAGTCAGCTGATCAGTTTCCTTATTCTCCTGTCCCACTACATCAGACGACGAAGCACCCTTCGGATACATCCGAAGAATATTCTGTTCGAAAAGGAGATGTTCCGTGAGATCCTGGGTTCCGGGCTGCCCTCATTTTTCAGGCAGTCCGTTGCAATTCTGGCTGCCATTATTCTGAACACCTGCGCCGGCGTTTACGGTGACGCCGCTGTAGCGGGTATGTCCGTGGTGAATAGGATTATCCTGTTCCTGGGTTCGGCCCTTATCGGTTTCGGCCAGGGATTCCAGCCGGTGGCGGCTTTCAACTATGCCGCCGGATTCGGACGGCGGGTTTATGATGCCTTCTGGTTCGCGGTAAAAACCGGCACAGTGTTTCTTCTGATTTTCTCGACCGCCGCGTGCATTTTCGCCCCCCAGATTATAAGACTCTTCAGGAATGATCCCGAGGTAATCCGCATCGGTGCTCTGGCCCTGCGACTGCAGTGCGTCACGTTTCCCTTTTCCGCCTTTATCGTAATGTCCAACATGATGTTTCAATACATAGGAAAGCCCGCAAAGGCCTCATTGCTGGCCCTGTCCCGGCAGGGGCTGGTGTTCATACCGGTAATCATGATCCTTTCACAAGTCCTCGGTTTGAGGGGAATACAGATGAGTCAGGCCCTGTCGGACGGAACGACCTTCCTGATTGCTGTTCCACTGACGGCGGGGACCCTCAAAGTACTGAAAAACCCGGAACCCCTTCATGAAACCGGCGAAATCCCCGGAAGAGGAAGCCTGAGAGACTGCACTCAGAATGCCTGA
- a CDS encoding MarR family winged helix-turn-helix transcriptional regulator, with protein sequence MNRPTILRYISILYRFSQIHIAQQLKPHKIGSGQYPFIFSVCRNPGINQDGLSERLLIDKGTTAKAVKILEAGGFLRREQDPADRRVYRLYATPEGEKLGKTLESILPLWQELLWKGFSRQEKEQAYSLVQRMSENAKDFLTRSAEENSAPY encoded by the coding sequence ATGAACAGACCCACCATACTCCGATACATATCCATTCTGTACCGCTTCAGCCAGATCCATATCGCCCAGCAGCTGAAACCCCATAAAATCGGATCGGGACAATACCCTTTTATATTCTCAGTCTGCCGGAATCCCGGGATTAACCAGGACGGGCTTTCGGAACGGCTCCTTATCGACAAAGGGACCACCGCAAAGGCGGTAAAAATCCTTGAAGCCGGAGGCTTTCTGCGCAGGGAACAGGACCCTGCCGACCGCCGCGTATACCGGCTCTATGCCACTCCCGAAGGTGAGAAACTGGGAAAAACCCTGGAGTCGATTCTTCCCCTGTGGCAGGAACTGCTGTGGAAGGGTTTCAGCCGGCAGGAAAAGGAGCAGGCCTATTCCCTGGTTCAGCGTATGTCCGAAAACGCAAAAGACTTCCTGACCCGTTCCGCGGAGGAGAACAGTGCCCCTTACTGA
- a CDS encoding CapA family protein gives MRVSPGLTIILCTVLLVCINLLGLYQRLDYIRRTPPPSPARTSEVFVLSFVGDIMAHDVNYLNPSYEEIYRGVGPFLQQDLLSFGNLEFPVDASKPLQNYPRFNVHPSYVDAAVDAGFQVFSAANNHSADQGPESILATAEYLDILRSEKETRWSGLRHHADDPLLPELIEAEGMRIGFLAVTAFLNMDEGSALVNRIDYADPERRESFLNYISEIRKLYDLFILSVHGGVEYATLPGRGKHAFFHELIEAGVDIVWGHHPHVLQPWEMVLRHDGRQALIINSAGNFISGQTWHMTPDEVHTEIPSRGEGAIYRVNLVHSPERGASIRGVSAVPVISYRDPGRGMVLASYTELITDEKMDPLWKQFYSLREEPLQDLLEPFSWRNLTR, from the coding sequence ATGCGAGTCTCTCCGGGTCTAACGATTATTTTATGTACAGTCCTGCTTGTCTGCATAAATCTCCTTGGCCTGTATCAGCGTCTGGATTATATTCGCAGAACACCGCCCCCGTCGCCGGCCCGCACAAGCGAGGTTTTTGTCCTCAGTTTTGTCGGTGACATAATGGCTCATGATGTGAACTACCTGAATCCCTCCTACGAAGAGATTTACCGCGGGGTGGGACCCTTCCTGCAGCAGGATCTCCTCAGTTTCGGGAATCTTGAGTTTCCCGTGGATGCATCAAAGCCTCTGCAGAACTATCCGCGTTTCAATGTGCATCCCTCCTATGTGGATGCGGCGGTGGATGCGGGTTTTCAGGTTTTTTCGGCGGCGAATAACCACTCCGCCGACCAGGGGCCTGAATCGATCCTGGCCACCGCCGAATACCTCGACATCCTGCGTTCAGAGAAGGAGACGCGCTGGTCGGGACTGCGGCATCATGCCGATGATCCCTTGTTGCCGGAGTTGATCGAAGCCGAAGGCATGCGGATCGGATTTCTCGCCGTCACGGCTTTCCTGAACATGGATGAGGGGAGTGCCCTTGTGAATCGGATCGACTACGCTGATCCTGAGCGTCGTGAATCCTTTCTGAACTATATCTCTGAAATCCGGAAGCTGTACGATCTGTTCATTCTTTCGGTGCATGGAGGGGTGGAATATGCCACGCTTCCCGGCAGGGGGAAACACGCGTTTTTTCATGAACTCATCGAGGCTGGGGTGGATATTGTCTGGGGACATCATCCCCATGTACTCCAGCCCTGGGAGATGGTTCTCCGCCATGACGGGAGGCAGGCCCTGATCATCAACTCTGCGGGAAACTTTATCAGCGGACAGACCTGGCATATGACGCCCGATGAGGTTCATACCGAAATTCCCTCCCGCGGGGAAGGGGCTATCTACCGGGTCAATCTGGTCCATTCTCCGGAACGGGGCGCCTCAATCCGCGGTGTCAGCGCTGTCCCGGTTATCTCGTACCGGGACCCCGGACGAGGGATGGTGCTTGCTTCCTACACCGAACTGATCACGGATGAGAAAATGGATCCCCTGTGGAAGCAGTTCTACAGTCTCAGGGAAGAACCCCTGCAGGATCTCCTCGAACCCTTCAGCTGGCGCAACCTGACGCGCTGA
- a CDS encoding NADH-quinone oxidoreductase subunit NuoE family protein, with protein sequence MQTQTNPAKQTVSSESEQELLKNFQELLPQFDPEKGGLIPALQSAQNLFGYIPEEAMRLISRSMDIPFSEVAGVVSFYSYFSTVPRGRHVVRVCLGTACYVRGGKEVLAAMQNELGIGIGETTEDRQFSLEVGRCFGACGLAPVVMIDDQVHQRVRPTSIRSIIDAYRDDSEEEVL encoded by the coding sequence ATGCAGACGCAGACAAATCCCGCAAAGCAGACTGTTTCATCGGAATCTGAACAAGAGCTTCTAAAAAATTTTCAGGAATTACTCCCGCAATTTGATCCCGAAAAAGGTGGTCTGATTCCTGCCCTGCAGTCTGCACAGAACCTCTTCGGATACATTCCCGAAGAGGCCATGCGCCTTATTTCCCGCTCCATGGATATACCCTTCAGCGAGGTAGCCGGGGTAGTCAGTTTCTATTCCTACTTTTCCACCGTACCCAGGGGGCGCCATGTTGTCCGGGTCTGCCTGGGAACCGCCTGCTATGTTCGGGGAGGAAAGGAGGTACTGGCGGCTATGCAGAATGAACTGGGTATCGGAATCGGAGAGACCACCGAGGACAGGCAGTTCAGCCTGGAGGTTGGACGCTGCTTCGGCGCCTGCGGCCTTGCTCCCGTTGTAATGATTGACGATCAGGTCCATCAGAGGGTACGCCCGACCTCTATCCGCAGCATTATAGACGCCTACAGGGACGATAGCGAAGAGGAGGTACTATGA
- a CDS encoding lipoate--protein ligase family protein: MRVLLLGSGDPFANLAAERFLFESCDPNQEMLLLYVNRPCVVIGRSQNPFLEADLRVLRRYGMPLVRRYTGGGTVYHDPGNLNYTFIQPRRGYDKVQNSRRIIESLAKLGISAEVTERNDLVAGGKKFSGSAYRLTKEKALHHGTLLISSDLSLLSSALKPSFPGIEGKGVASVRSPVLCLNQVVPELRVEHVIHTLVQSFNRGVWEEIPPEAELYRNSRHRMEEFSSWEWIFGRTPRFAFDLLFEDRSIRLDVVKGRIVSSSFFGQKVDQLWNLEGPSTD, encoded by the coding sequence ATGCGGGTCCTCCTGCTGGGGTCCGGGGACCCCTTTGCCAATCTGGCGGCGGAGCGTTTTCTCTTTGAAAGCTGTGATCCGAATCAAGAGATGCTGCTGTTGTATGTGAACCGGCCCTGCGTGGTGATAGGCCGATCCCAGAACCCCTTTCTTGAGGCCGATCTGCGGGTTCTGCGGCGATATGGAATGCCCCTGGTCCGGCGCTACACGGGCGGCGGGACGGTCTACCACGATCCCGGAAACCTGAATTACACCTTTATTCAGCCTCGCCGTGGCTATGACAAGGTTCAGAACTCCCGCCGGATCATCGAATCCCTGGCAAAGCTGGGAATCTCCGCTGAGGTGACCGAGAGAAACGACCTGGTGGCGGGGGGAAAAAAATTCTCCGGCAGCGCCTATCGCCTTACAAAGGAGAAGGCCCTGCACCACGGGACCCTGTTGATCTCCTCGGACCTCTCCCTTCTGAGTTCCGCCCTCAAACCGAGTTTTCCCGGAATCGAGGGGAAGGGTGTGGCTTCGGTCAGGTCGCCGGTGCTCTGCCTGAACCAGGTGGTTCCGGAGCTCAGAGTCGAGCATGTCATCCATACCCTGGTGCAGAGCTTCAACCGCGGTGTGTGGGAGGAGATCCCGCCGGAAGCTGAGCTTTACCGCAACAGCCGGCACAGGATGGAAGAGTTCTCCTCCTGGGAGTGGATCTTCGGCCGGACGCCCCGTTTCGCCTTTGATCTTCTTTTCGAAGACCGGAGTATCCGATTGGATGTGGTGAAGGGAAGAATTGTCAGTTCTTCGTTTTTCGGACAAAAAGTCGATCAGTTATGGAACCTGGAGGGCCCCTCCACCGACTAA
- a CDS encoding NADH-dependent [FeFe] hydrogenase, group A6, with product MYNITINSLPVSVDRNMTILEAARKTGIRIPTLCFLEGHAPLGACRVCVVEVEGAKTLMPACATPVQDGMSIKTNSRRVREARRMVVELLLSEHNGDCKYCDRGEDCELKDLAIELGIEDERFSGERLEPTLDDSTPALTREASKCIKCRRCVTVCNEVQGVGALFPQYRGFSAVIGPAFSRPLDSVACVQCGQCAAVCPVGAITERNHIDAVWAALDDPGKHVVVQTAPAIRAALGEEFGLEPGTLVTGRMVSALRAMGFDAVFDTNFAADLTIMEEGSELLMRLTRLLKNHEKAALPQFSSCSPGWIKYLEYYYPEMIPNVSSCKSPQQMFGALAKTYYADKIGKKAEEITVVSVMPCTAKKFEALRPEMRDSGVQDVDYVLTTRELARMIKGSGVAFTELPEGEMDAPLGLSSGAADIFANTGGVMEAALRTVYELVTGRPLPGENLHVQPLAGLEGIKEASLILENVKPEFDFLEEVEVRVAVAHGLGNAGKLLNRIQAGKGDYHFVEIMTCPGGCIGGGGQPRFTDDSVRQKRIEAIYKEDEGKPIRKSHENPAITRIYEEYLGEPLSERSHHLLHTKYNAREVVQ from the coding sequence ATGTATAACATTACCATCAACTCACTCCCGGTCAGCGTGGACAGGAACATGACCATCCTCGAGGCGGCCAGGAAAACAGGCATCCGCATACCGACCCTCTGTTTTCTCGAAGGACACGCTCCCCTGGGAGCCTGCCGGGTCTGCGTCGTAGAAGTGGAAGGGGCGAAAACCCTGATGCCCGCCTGCGCCACCCCGGTACAGGACGGCATGTCAATAAAAACCAACAGCCGCCGTGTACGGGAGGCCCGCCGCATGGTTGTGGAACTGCTGTTGAGCGAGCACAACGGCGACTGCAAATACTGCGACCGGGGTGAGGACTGTGAACTGAAAGATCTGGCCATCGAACTGGGAATCGAGGATGAGCGCTTCAGCGGAGAGCGGCTGGAACCCACCCTGGACGATTCCACCCCGGCGCTTACCAGGGAAGCATCAAAGTGCATAAAGTGCCGGCGCTGCGTAACCGTCTGCAACGAGGTACAGGGGGTTGGAGCGCTGTTTCCCCAGTATCGGGGCTTCTCTGCTGTTATAGGACCTGCCTTCAGCCGGCCCCTGGACAGTGTAGCCTGCGTGCAGTGCGGCCAGTGCGCCGCGGTCTGCCCCGTGGGGGCCATAACCGAACGCAACCACATAGACGCGGTCTGGGCAGCCCTGGACGACCCCGGTAAACACGTGGTCGTGCAGACCGCCCCGGCAATCAGAGCCGCCCTGGGAGAGGAGTTCGGCCTGGAACCCGGCACCCTGGTGACCGGCAGGATGGTGAGCGCCCTCCGGGCTATGGGCTTTGACGCGGTCTTTGATACCAACTTTGCAGCAGACCTTACAATCATGGAAGAGGGCAGCGAGCTGCTCATGCGCCTGACCAGACTCCTCAAGAACCATGAGAAAGCCGCCCTTCCCCAGTTCTCATCCTGTTCCCCCGGCTGGATCAAATACCTGGAGTACTACTATCCCGAGATGATCCCCAACGTTTCATCATGCAAGTCCCCCCAGCAGATGTTCGGTGCCCTGGCAAAAACCTATTACGCCGACAAAATCGGTAAGAAAGCGGAAGAGATCACCGTGGTTTCGGTAATGCCCTGTACGGCCAAGAAGTTCGAAGCCCTGCGGCCTGAAATGCGGGATTCCGGAGTCCAGGACGTGGACTACGTCCTGACCACCCGGGAGCTGGCACGGATGATAAAGGGAAGCGGCGTCGCCTTTACCGAACTTCCCGAGGGAGAGATGGACGCCCCACTGGGACTCTCCTCCGGTGCGGCGGACATTTTTGCCAATACCGGCGGCGTTATGGAAGCCGCCCTGCGCACTGTTTATGAGCTCGTTACCGGACGTCCCCTGCCAGGAGAAAACCTTCATGTTCAGCCCCTTGCAGGTCTGGAAGGGATAAAAGAGGCCTCCCTGATTCTGGAGAACGTCAAGCCGGAGTTCGATTTTCTTGAAGAGGTAGAGGTTCGTGTAGCCGTTGCCCACGGCCTGGGGAATGCAGGAAAACTCCTGAACAGGATTCAGGCCGGAAAAGGGGACTACCACTTTGTCGAGATCATGACCTGCCCCGGCGGCTGCATCGGCGGCGGCGGACAGCCCCGTTTTACCGATGATTCGGTCAGACAGAAGAGGATCGAGGCAATCTACAAGGAGGATGAGGGCAAACCGATACGGAAGTCCCACGAAAATCCGGCCATAACCCGGATCTACGAGGAGTATCTGGGAGAACCGTTGAGCGAACGCTCTCATCATCTGCTGCATACGAAGTACAATGCCCGGGAAGTAGTGCAGTAG